One stretch of Miscanthus floridulus cultivar M001 chromosome 18, ASM1932011v1, whole genome shotgun sequence DNA includes these proteins:
- the LOC136520903 gene encoding chaperone protein dnaJ 11, chloroplastic-like, which produces MASFASTAVLPTCGAGCGAQRGSRCVARASLVAAPAPATARTHYEVLGVGAGASRCEIKAAYRRLAREVHPDAGGRGDEGFILLHAAYATLADPDERARYDRAVAVAAPVRSRAAPAGFRQRRWETDQCW; this is translated from the coding sequence ATGGCTTCGTTTGCATCGACGGCGGTTCTTCCGACCTGCGGCGCCGGGTGCGGCGCGCAGCGCGGCAGCCGGTGCGTGGCCCGCGCGTCCTTGGTGGCGGCGCCggctccggcgacggcgaggacgCACTACGAGGTGCTCGGGGTCGGGGCCGGCGCGAGCAGGTGCGAGATCAAGGCGGCGTACCGGCGCCTGGCGAGGGAGGTGCACCCGGACGCCGGCGGCCGCGGCGACGAGGGGTTCATCCTCCTGCACGCTGCGTACGCCACGCTCGCGGACCCCGACGAGCGCGCGCGCTACGACCGCGCCGTGGCCGTCGCCGCGCCGGTCCGGAGCAGGGCGGCGCCGGCGGGGTTCCGGCAGCGGAGGTGGGAGACGGACCAGTGCTGGTAG
- the LOC136522112 gene encoding uncharacterized protein produces MASALSSLRYGDSLSVVGISAATAVLCEAISWLLIYRTATYNSLRASIERHSHKLDAMESGSSSSASSGAAASSAQPASSWDKKMDRVETSLKDAARELSLAKLKSGAVLFVVFGLLNSLFEGRTVAKLPFAPIPLVQRMSHRALPGNDPTDCSMVFLYFLCSMSIRTNLQKLLGL; encoded by the coding sequence ATGGCGTCGGCGCTGTCCTCCCTGCGCTACGGCGACAGCCTCTCGGTGGTGGGCATCTCCGCCGCGACGGCCGTGCTCTGCGAGGCCATCTCCTGGCTCCTCATCTACCGCACCGCCACCTACAACTCCCTCCGCGCCTCCATCGAGCGCCACTCCCACAAGCTCGACGCCATGGAGTCCGGCTCcagctcctccgcctcctccggcgccgccgcctcctccgcgcAGCCTGCCTCGTCGTGGGATAAGAAGATGGACCGCGTCGAGACCAGCCTCAAGGACGCTGCGCGGGAGCTCTCGCTCGCCAAGCTCAAGTCGGGCGCCGTCCTCTTCGTCGTCTTCGGCCTGCTCAACTCCCTGTTCGAGGGCCGCACCGTCGCCAAGCTGCCCTTCGCGCCCATCCCGCTCGTCCAGCGGATGAGCCACCGCGCACTGCCCGGGAACGATCCCACCGACTGCTCCATGGTCTTCCTCTACTTCCTCTGCTCCATGAGCATCCGAACCAACCTCCAGAAACTGCTTGGCTTGTAG
- the LOC136524709 gene encoding thaumatin-like protein 1b, protein MIAARRGIFNISCVLATLVTGADAATFTITNSCGYTVWPGILSNAGAPPPSTTGFELAPGQSAAVTVATSWSGRIWARTLCATSADSGAFACATADCGSGAVECSGRGAAPSATLAELTLAGGTSGDDFYDVSLVDGFNVPMLVAPRASSAAAANGSSSCWPTGCPADLNAACPAELRVAGAGGGAAVACRSACEAFAAVEYCCSGAYGSPATCAPKPYCFFKVACPSTYSYAYDDATSTFTCASAAGGGGYDVVFCPSASSLKSGGNPEAAGLPPSTMEFSGDTAGSLTTTRDVVAALLQTVVVFSAMVVVI, encoded by the exons ATGATAGCTGCACGAAGAGGCATTTTTAACATCTCTTGTGTACTTGCTACGCTTGTAA CAGGAGCAGACGCCGCGACGTTCACCATCACCAACAGCTGCGGCTACACGGTGTGGCCAGGCATCCTGTCAAACgccggagcgccgccgccgtccaccaCAGGCTTCGAGCTGGCCCCGGGGCAGTCCGCGGccgtcaccgtggccacgtcgtGGTCGGGCCGCATCTGGGCGCGCACGCTCTGCGCCACGTCCGCCGACTCGGGCGCCTTCGCGTGCGCCACTGCCGACTGCGGCTCGGGGGCCGTCGAGTGCTCCGGCCGCGGCGCCGCGCCGTCGGCCACGCTGGCCGAGCTCACGCTCGCCGGTGGTACCAGCGGAGACGACTTCTACGACGTCAGCCTCGTGGACGGATTCAACGTGCCGATGCTCGTCGCGCCGCGGGCGTCGTCTGCGGCGGCCGCCAacggcagcagcagctgctggccCACGGGGTGCCCTGCTGACCTCAACGCGGCGTGCCCCGCGGAGCTGCGCGTCGCCGGCGCGGGGGGCGGGGCGGCGGTGGCGTGCAGGAGCGCGTGCGAGGCGTTCGCGGCGGTTGAGTACTGCTGCAGCGGCGCGTATGGGTCCCCGGCGACGTGCGCGCCAAAGCCCTACTGCTTCTTCAAGGTCGCGTGCCCCTCCACCTACAGCTACGCGTACGATGACGCCACGTCCACCTTCACCTGCGCTtccgcggccggcggcggcggctacgacGTCGTCTTCTGCCCCAGCGCGTCCAG CCTAAAATCCGGCGGGAATCCCGAGGCGGCAGGCCTGCCGCCCTCAACGATGGAGTTCTCTGGAGACACAGCAGGCAGCTTGACGACGACGAGGGACGTGGTGGCGGCGCTCCTGCAGACGGTCGTCGTCTTCTCGGCGATGGTGGTGGTCATCTGA